The following is a genomic window from Psychrobacter immobilis.
CAAAAGTTCTAAAGAAATAGAGCCTACTTTTAATTACTAGCTAGGATGCATAATGAAAAATAATATTGATCATACTGACCCCGCTAAAGATATGAATACGGAACGTGGCAATGGCGGTGAGACTCACCAGCGCGCAGGGGATGACACCAAAGTATTGACGACCCAACAAGGTGTCATCATCTCTGACAATCAAAACTCTCTAAAAGCAGGCGCACGTGGGCCAACCTTATTAGAGGACTTTGTGTTACGAGAAAAAATCCATCATTTTGACCATGAGCGTATTCCTGAGCGTATTGTTCATGCGCGTGGTAGTGCTGCTCACGGTTATTTTGAACTCACTGAGTCGCTCGAAAAATACACCACGGCGAAAATTTTGACTGAAACAGGTAAACAGACGCCTTTATTTACCCGTTTTTCTACGGTTGCAGGTAACAAAGGCTCAAAAGATACGCCACGTGATGTGCGTGGTTTTGCTGTGAAGATTTATACCGAAGAAGGTAATTGGGACATCGTGGGTAACAACATGCCAATTTTCTTTATTCAAGATGCGATGAAGTTTCCAGACCTCATTCATGCGGTCAAACCAGAGCCGGATCGTGGATTTCCGCAAGCTGCTTCGGCGCATGACACCTTTTGGGACTTTGTGTCATTAAGTCCTGAGACCATGCATAATTTAATTTGGCTGATGAGTGATCGTGCACTACCACGCAGTTTACGCATGATGGAAGGCTTTGGTATTCACAGCTATCGTTTAATCAACAAAGAAGGCAAGAGTACCTTTGTCCGTTTCCATTGGAAACCTGTACTCGGTGTACAGTCAACCACGTGGGATGAGGCGGTAAAAATCTCAGGCGCTGACCCTGATTATCATCGCCGTGATTTGTTTGAAGCCATTAATAATGGCGACTATCCTGAATGGGAGTTTGGCGTCCAGTTATTTACTGAAGAAGAGGCTGATAAATTCCCGTTTGATCATCTAGATGCCACCAAGCTGATTCCAGAAGAGATGGTGCCAGTGAAAGTCGTGGGTAAAATGGTGCTGAACCGTTATCCCGATAATTTCTTTGCAGAAACGGAGCAAGTGGCGTTCTGTCCATCGCATCTGCCACCAGGTATCGACTTCAGTAACGATCCATTATTACAAGGTCGTTTGTTCAGTTATCTAGACACGCAATTATCACGTTTAGGTTCGCCTAATTTTGCCCAAATTCCAATCAACGCGCCGAAATGTCCGTTTGCCAATAATCAGCAAGATGGTCATATGCAGATGCAAGTACCTAAGACTCGTGTACTCTATGAACCACAAAGTTTAGACCCAACCAGACCACGTGAAAGCGCCAAGCGTGGCTTTGAATCATTCCATGAGCAGTTGGATGATGGTGTGAAAGGTCGCGTGCGCGCAGAGAGCTTTGCCGATCATTATAGTCAACCGCGCATGTTCTATCGTAGCCAAACACCAGCTGAGCAAGCGCACATTGCTTCTGCTTATGCCTTTGAGCTAGGTAAAGTAGATACGGCGCATGTACGTACGCGTATGCTGAGTCATCTACCGCATATCGATGAAGACTTGGCAAATCGTGTGGCAAAAGCGCTAGGTATGGAACTGCCAGAGCCTGCTGATGCCGCTGCTCCTGTACAGGATATGGCGACATCGAAAGCAGTACAAACGATTGGTCTAACGCCTAAGAGTTTAAAAGGCCGTTTGATTGGTATCTTGGTCGCTGAAGGCTCAAAGCATAGTGAAATCAAAAAGTTCGAAGAGGCGGCAAAAGCGCAGGGTGCTAGCGTGAAAATCGTTGCACCCAATAAGGAAGTTGTCTTAGATGATGAGACGCGCATACAGGCTGATGAGCGTCTCGCTGGCGGTCCATCAGTGATGTTTGACGCAGTCGTGAGTATCATTATGCCAGAGCAAGCTAAGAAGCTAGCCAAAGACAGCTCAGCATTAGATTGGTTCAACGATGCGTATGGTCATTGCAAAGCCATTGCTTATTGCGGCGCGACCGATGAGTTTATCTTAAGTAAGCTACCTATCGAAAAAGATGCCTTTGTCACGCCACTAGCTGAATTGGATACTTTTATTGAGAATGCCAAATCTCGTCTGTGGGAACGTGAGCCAAAGGTTCGTGATTTGGCGTAGTTTTTTTAGACCTCTAATAAAGAACTCAGCCTTAGCGCTGGGTTTTTTATTGAATTTTTAAAGCTAATTTCAGAGTGCTTGGTAGCGCCCAAATATTTGAAAATAGAATAAAAACTCAATGTGTATTTTAGTTGTTTTTTTGTTAAATAAAGTTTAAATTATCTAACAATACTATTCGTCCGGAATTTTTATCGTGAAAACACTTAATAAGAATTTATCACTTAGTTTGTTGATTCTACTGACAGGCAGTCTAGTAGGTTGTGGCGGATCAAGTGGCAGCGATAATGCTGCTTCTAACGAACAGATAAATACTGAAAAACCGAAACCCGAAAAACCCAAGCCAGAAAATTCAAAACCCAGACCTGAAATACCGAAACCTGAAGCAGTAGAGCTAAAAGATACTTTGACCCTACCTTCATTACCTCTCAATAATAAGCCATTAGATATTGAAGCTAATAATGACGGATTGAATGACCTTAAAACAGGAATATTTGATATTGACATTGGTCGCTACGAGGATAATAACCCGCAGGGTTATAGCTGTACGGACAAGAATCGAACATATTGTACTTTTGTTAAACAGTACAAGCTGGACGAAAGTTTAAATAAAATTGTTGAACGCCATTGGATGTATGAGCCTGCATTAAAGCAATGGCTCTCAGTCAGTGATGGTATTACGGAAGACTTTTTTTATAATAGATACTTTACTGGAGATACTCTAAGCTACAATGGCAAATGGGGCAGCCGCGACGAACTTACGTTTCCTGATTATAGAAGTGATTTTAAGGTAGGCGCGGGTAAGCTGATTTTTGATAAAGGCAGCTCAAAATATGACGTTATTATTAAAGCGGTAGGTCTTCCGGGCGGGGCTAAAAGATACAATATCGACTTTATTTTAACGCAAGGTGAGGTAATAACGCTTGAAGATGTGGATTTTTTCTCAGG
Proteins encoded in this region:
- a CDS encoding catalase, which encodes MKNNIDHTDPAKDMNTERGNGGETHQRAGDDTKVLTTQQGVIISDNQNSLKAGARGPTLLEDFVLREKIHHFDHERIPERIVHARGSAAHGYFELTESLEKYTTAKILTETGKQTPLFTRFSTVAGNKGSKDTPRDVRGFAVKIYTEEGNWDIVGNNMPIFFIQDAMKFPDLIHAVKPEPDRGFPQAASAHDTFWDFVSLSPETMHNLIWLMSDRALPRSLRMMEGFGIHSYRLINKEGKSTFVRFHWKPVLGVQSTTWDEAVKISGADPDYHRRDLFEAINNGDYPEWEFGVQLFTEEEADKFPFDHLDATKLIPEEMVPVKVVGKMVLNRYPDNFFAETEQVAFCPSHLPPGIDFSNDPLLQGRLFSYLDTQLSRLGSPNFAQIPINAPKCPFANNQQDGHMQMQVPKTRVLYEPQSLDPTRPRESAKRGFESFHEQLDDGVKGRVRAESFADHYSQPRMFYRSQTPAEQAHIASAYAFELGKVDTAHVRTRMLSHLPHIDEDLANRVAKALGMELPEPADAAAPVQDMATSKAVQTIGLTPKSLKGRLIGILVAEGSKHSEIKKFEEAAKAQGASVKIVAPNKEVVLDDETRIQADERLAGGPSVMFDAVVSIIMPEQAKKLAKDSSALDWFNDAYGHCKAIAYCGATDEFILSKLPIEKDAFVTPLAELDTFIENAKSRLWEREPKVRDLA